From Coffea arabica cultivar ET-39 chromosome 2e, Coffea Arabica ET-39 HiFi, whole genome shotgun sequence, the proteins below share one genomic window:
- the LOC113726383 gene encoding diphthamide biosynthesis protein 3, which yields MSYDDVEIEDMEWNEELQAFTYPCPCGDLFQITREELRLGEEIARCPSCSLYITVIYNTEDFADSNRKNKNIEPPKRQPVAVA from the coding sequence ATGTCGTACGACGACGTAGAGATTGAGGACATGGAATGGAACGAGGAGCTCCAGGCCTTCACGTATCCCTGCCCCTGCGGAGACCTCTTCCAGATCACCAGGGAAGAACTCCGTCTGGGCGAAGAGATCGCTCGGTGCCCTAGCTGTTCTCTTTACATCACCGTCATCTATAATACGGAAGATTTCGCCGATTCCAATCGCAAGAATAAGAATATCGAACCTCCCAAGCGACAGCCGGTTGCCGTCGCTTGA
- the LOC113731359 gene encoding uncharacterized protein: MTRLSSRIRCLCPVVVFSLLGCLITIRLYSITSQPFVPGAKIQMPNTYLSQFGELVDVEELEHPPLSKGQDTQTTSLVDEFLDKGSQIRSFFFPDKRNAIDPGEGSDRNYYYPGRIWLDTDGNPIQAHGGGILYDERSRRYYWYGEYKDGPTYRAPRKGVARVDVIGVGCYSSKDLWTWKNEGVVLKAEEKNETHDLHKSKVLERPKVIYNEKTRKYVMWMHIDDANYTKASVGIAISSSPTGPFVYLYSKSPHGFDSRDMTIFKDGDGIAYLFYSSLHNRQTHIGPLSKDYLDVTNSMTKVLVGQHREAHAVFKHQSNYYMITSGCSGWAPNEALVHVAESIMGPWEAIGNPCFGANKVFRVNTFFAQSTFVLPMPGGPPGSFVFMADRWKPDDLRDSRYLWLPLIVEEEAYQQLPLVSPIRPKVSIFWNAKWMIPYRGIRENSR, encoded by the coding sequence ATGACTCGGTTATCATCCAGAATCAGATGCCTGTGCCCAGTTGTGGTGTTTAGCTTGTTGGGGTGCCTGATCACGATCCGGTTATACTCCATAACGAGCCAACCCTTTGTGCCTGGTGCAAAAATTCAAATGCCTAACACCTATCTTTCTCAATTTGGTGAGCTCGTAGATGTGGAGGAACTGGAACACCCACCCTTATCGAAAGGGCAAGACACGCAAACTACAAGCCTGGTTGATGAGTTTCTTGACAAGGGCTCCCAGATCAGGAGTTTTTTCTTTCCTGATAAGAGAAACGCTATCGATCCGGGGGAAGGGAGTGATAGGAATTACTATTATCCAGGAAGAATTTGGCTGGACACGGATGGGAATCCAATCCAAGCTCATGGAGGCGGGATTTTGTACGATGAGAGATCAAGGAGGTACTACTGGTATGGTGAGTACAAGGATGGTCCAACCTACCGTGCTCCTAGGAAGGGCGTGGCCAGGGTGGATGTCATTGGAGTTGGATGTTATTCTTCCAAGGATTTGTGGACTTGGAAGAATGAGGGCGTTGTGCTGAAAGCAGAAGAAAAGAACGAGACTCATgatctacacaagtccaaagtTCTAGAGAGGCCTAAAGTGATTTACAATGAGAAGACACGTAAATATGTAATGTGGATGCACATTGATGATGCTAACTACACTAAAGCCTCAGTTGGAATTGCTATCAGCAGTTCTCCAACTGGTCCATTTGTTTATCTTTATAGCAAGAGTCCTCACGGATTCGATAGCAGGGACATGACAATTTTCAAAGATGGAGATGGTATAGCATACCTGTTTTACTCTTCTCTGCACAATAGACAAACTCATATTGGTCCCCTCAGTAAAGATTATCTTGATGTTACAAATTCTATGACCAAGGTTTTAGTCGGACAGCACAGAGAAGCGCATGCTGTGTTTAAACACCAAAGCAACTACTACATGATCACATCAGGCTGTAGTGGCTGGGCACCCAATGAGGCACTGGTTCATGTGGCTGAATCAATTATGGGGCCATGGGAGGCCATTGGAAACCCTTGCTTTGGAGCAAACAAAGTTTTTCGGGTCAACACATTCTTTGCTCAGAGTACATTTGTACTTCCCATGCCAGGGGGACCTCCGGGGTCATTTGTTTTTATGGCTGATCGTTGGAAGCCAGATGACTTGCGCGATTCAAGATATTTATGGCTGCCTCTAATTGTGGAGGAAGAAGCATACCAACAGCTGCCTCTTGTTAGTCCTATAAGGCCCAAAGTATCAATCTTTTGGAATGCAAAATGGATGATACCTTACAGAGGAATTCGTGAGAACTCACGATGA
- the LOC113731363 gene encoding diphthamide biosynthesis protein 3-like isoform X2, translating into MSYDDVEIEDMEWNEKLQAFTYPCPCGDLFQITKKELRLGEEIARCPSCSLYITVIYNTEDFADSNRKNKNIEPPKRQPVAVT; encoded by the coding sequence ATGTCGTACGACGACGTAGAGATTGAGGACATGGAATGGAACGAGAAGCTCCAGGCCTTCACGTATCCCTGCCCCTGCGGAGACCTCTTCCAGATCACCAAGAAAGAACTCCGTTTGGGCGAAGAAATCGCTCGGTGCCCTAGCTGTTCTCTTTACATCACTGTCATCTATAATACGGAAGATTTCGCCGATTCCAATCGCAAGAATAAGAATATCGAACCTCCCAAGCGACAGCCGGTTGCCGTCACTTGA
- the LOC113731363 gene encoding diphthamide biosynthesis protein 3-like isoform X1 translates to MQGNYLASKNLKSARDQMSYDDVEIEDMEWNEKLQAFTYPCPCGDLFQITKKELRLGEEIARCPSCSLYITVIYNTEDFADSNRKNKNIEPPKRQPVAVT, encoded by the exons ATGCAAGGAAATTATCTGGCCTCTAAG AACTTGAAATCAGCGAGAGATCAGATGTCGTACGACGACGTAGAGATTGAGGACATGGAATGGAACGAGAAGCTCCAGGCCTTCACGTATCCCTGCCCCTGCGGAGACCTCTTCCAGATCACCAAGAAAGAACTCCGTTTGGGCGAAGAAATCGCTCGGTGCCCTAGCTGTTCTCTTTACATCACTGTCATCTATAATACGGAAGATTTCGCCGATTCCAATCGCAAGAATAAGAATATCGAACCTCCCAAGCGACAGCCGGTTGCCGTCACTTGA
- the LOC140036773 gene encoding pentatricopeptide repeat-containing protein At3g12770-like — MNRLQMVSSRKQCLQKLPTFSFKITQQIGLNSIPLSHASILKELKESKPLQQVHACIITSGLSSNIFLCNRLMNSYASCGLIDCAQDIFSGTKNRNLVSWTILISGFTRNDLLIDAIKAFHEMILNYVRPNATTISSILPAFAKLGLTRMGKSVHGYWIRQSCGRNVFVETALVDMYMKIRCMNFARHIFDNMPERNLVSWNSVILGYSDNGSGEEAFNLFNCMRRKGYSIDVFTIMSLISASLGVGDLSLARVVHALTIRIGYVCDRLVMSALMDLYIKTDGVDDAYCIFNEISKKDIVVWTVMLSGFLRKGKWNRSIEHFNEMIAAEKSALDAVSLVSILAGCSSSGALQQGRRIHAMVIKIGYQSDIFVGSAVINMYANCAEIGDAEWYFGSMKEKDAACWNALISGYSMNGYGNDAIDLFLKMKGSGINPDEWTLLSVLCACSHAGMVDQGLHIFHHMAEFWNIVPNSKHYACVIDLLGRAGLLDDAYRMICNMHLPPTVDVYGAMLSACRVHRNMDMGVEIAQKLSALKPSDVGHHILLSNMYALAGNLEAVKLTRTSLRLTRLKKYPGFSSIEIDGQIYTFMASQKDHPQYQHISGFLKGIILKIKSEGYVPDKECVLQEVSDDMREDILYHHSEKLAIVLGLLKTKQGTVIRITKNLRTCNDCHSASKIISKVFGRALIIKDANRFHVFEEGICSCKDYW; from the coding sequence ATGAACAGACTTCAAATGGTCAGTAGCCGAAAACAATGCCTACAGAAACTGCCGACTTTTAGTTTTAAAATCACCCAGCAAATTGGCCTCAACTCCATCCCACTTTCACATGCTTCAATTCTCAAAGAACTCAAAGAATCAAAGCCCCTCCAACAAGTCCATGCCTGCATAATTACCTCTGGCCTTTCTAGCAACATTTTTCTTTGCAACAGATTAATGAACTCGTATGCTTCTTGCGGACTTATAGATTGTGCACAGGACATATTTTCTGGAACTAAAAATAGGAATTTGGTTTCTTGGACAATTTTAATATCTGGGTTCACAAGAAATGATCTTCTCATTGACGCAATTAAGGCCTTccatgagatgattttgaattATGTGAGGCCTAATGCAACTACAATTTCGAGTATTTTGCCCGCATTTGCAAAACTGGGGCTGACACGGATGGGCAAATCAGTCCATGGTTATTGGATTCGGCAGAGCTGTGGAAGGAATGTGTTTGTCGAAACAGCTTTGGTTGATATGTATATGAAAATCCGGTGCATGAATTTTGCTAGACATATATTTGACAATATGCCTGAAAGAAATCTTGTTTCATGGAATTCTGTGATTTTGGGTTACTCCGATAATGGGTCTGGTGAAGAGGCATTTAACCTTTTTAACTGTATGAGAAGGAAAGGATATTCCATTGATGTGTTTACCATAATGAGCTTGATTTCAGCTTCTTTAGGTGTAGGGGATTTGAGTTTAGCAAGGGTGGTCCATGCCTTGACAATTAGAATCGGGTATGTCTGTGATCGACTTGTCATGAGTGCCTTAATGGATTTATATATAAAGACTGATGGTGTTGATGATGCTTATTGTATTTTTAATGAGATTTCAAAGAAGGATATAGTTGTTTGGACTGTAATGTTATCAGGGTTTTTgaggaaaggaaaatggaaCAGGAGTATAGAACATTTCAACGAGATGATCGCAGCAGAAAAATCAGCTTTAGATGCTGTTTCTTTGGTAAGCATCTTAGCAGGCTGCAGCAGCTCTGGAGCTCTTCAACAGGGTAGGCGGATACATGCAATGGTGATAAAAATTGGTTATCAAAGCGATATCTTTGTCGGATCAGCTGTCATAAACATGTATGCTAATTGTGCAGAAATTGGTGATGCAGAATGGTATTTTGGTTCTATGAAAGAGAAGGATGCGGCATGCTGGAATGCACTAATTTCTGGTTATAGCATGAATGGGTACGGTAATGACGCTATTGATCTCTTTTTGAAGATGAAGGGTTCTGGCATAAACCCTGATGAGTGGACGTTATTATCAGTCTTGTGTGCATGCAGTCACGCAGGGATGGTTGATCAAGGACTCCATATTTTTCACCATATGGCCGAGTTTTGGAACATAGTTCCCAATTCAAAGCACTATGCTTGTGTTATTGATCTTCTTGGCCGTGCGGGACTGTTAGATGATGCTTACCGAATGATTTGCAATATGCATCTGCCCCCGACTGTTGATGTTTATGGTGCCATGCTTAGTGCTTGTAGAGTTCATAGAAACATGGATATGGGAGTTGAGATAGCGCAGAAGCTCTCTGCGCTGAAGCCTAGTGATGTGGGGCACCATATATTGCTCTCCAACATGTACGCGTTGGCTGGAAATTTGGAGGCTGTAAAGCTGACAAGGACATCATTACGATTGACAAGACTAAAGAAGTATCCAGGTTTTAGTTCAATTGAGATCGATGGACAAATATACACATTTATGGCAAGTCAGAAAGATCATCCTCAATACCAGCATATCAGTGGGTTCCTGAAGGGCATAATCTTGAAAATTAAATCAGAAGGTTATGTTCCAGACAAAGAATGTGTACTTCAGGAGGTTTCGGATGATATGAGGGAGGATATTCTGTATCACCACAGTGAGAAGTTGGCCATTGTTCTTGGACTGTTGAAAACCAAACAAGGAACGGTCATACGGATAACAAAAAATCTTCGCACTTGCAATGATTGTCACTCCGCAAGCAAGATTATCTCcaaagtttttggaagagctctAATCATAAAAGATGCCAATCGGTTCCATGTTTTTGAAGAAGGAATCTGTTCATGCAAAGACTATTGGTGA
- the LOC113731360 gene encoding B3 domain-containing protein At5g18090-like encodes MVNKSLGKDKDEIILDQRPAFFKIFNQLVENRLKIPPQFVRDVLIGIPKRIILETSYGNCWSVKVVKTDDGDVFLGDDWQKFVEDNLLQEHDFLLFHYEHGDRCFTVQIFDKSGVERTNQEVANSGTKNLDQHTTHVQPREKSQSREEGATLQEFCSQHPFFETNIKRYNVNPPFLMIIPKSFAEKHFQKAKTKIRLKNIEGKEWEVNYTINGGNFVFVGGWTRFVRDNKLKIGNVCIFELIGEKVLQVHISDD; translated from the exons ATGGTGAACAAGAGCCTGGGGAAAGATAAGGATGAGATCATATTGGACCAGAGGCCTGCCTTCTTCAAGATTTTTAATCAACTTGTAGAGAATAGACTG AAAATTCCTCCGCAATTTGTAAGGGATGTTCTAATAGGGATACCTAAAAGAATAATCCTCGAGACTTCATATGGAAACTGTTGGTCTGTTAAAGTAGTCAAGACTGACGATGGTGATGTCTTTCTGGGAGATGATTGGCAGAAATTTGTGGAAGATAACTTGCTGCAGGAACATGATTTTCTCCTCTTCCATTATGAGCATGGAGATAGGTGCTTCACTGttcaaatttttgataaaagTGGAGTGGAGAGAACAAATCAAGAAGTTGCAAACTCAGGTACCAAAAACTTGGATCAGCACACTACCCATGTTCAACCAAGAGAGAAGAGTCAGAGTAGAGAAGAAGGTGCTACATTGCAGGAATTCTGCTCTCAGCATCCTTTTTTTGAGACAAACATCAAACGTTACAACGTTAATCCTCCTTTTTTAATG ATCATACCCAAGTCATTTGCAGAGAAACACTTCCAAAAGGCCAAGACAAAAATCAGGCTGAAAAATATAGAAGGTAAAGAATGGGAAGTGAATTACACAATTAACGGGGGAAACTTTGTTTTTGTGGGAGGATGGACcagatttgtgcgcgataataAGCTGAAGATTGGCAATGTCTGCATATTTGAACTTATTGGTGAAAAGGTGCTCCAGGTCCATATTTCTGATGATTAG
- the LOC113731361 gene encoding uncharacterized protein, producing MAIATATLSPATIKAAAIPGSGRTSLRRTKVTYISGLNSFGGLKAHNNVVSLGLPVSTEQSFAKIVGSLSCPSQSKGRGGGALSSTCNAADEIFRIAAIIQVLVLIGVAVGFVLLRIETSVEESE from the coding sequence ATGGCGATAGCCACAGCTACACTATCTCCGGCCACGATTAAGGCTGCAGCTATTCCTGGCTCAGGAAGAACCTCCCTAAGGAGGACCAAAGTCACCTATATTAGTGGGTTGAACTCATTTGGTGGCCTTAAGGCTCACAACAATGTTGTCTCATTAGGCCTTCCTGTTAGCACTGAACAATCCTTTGCCAAGATTGTTGGCTCATTGAGTTGTCCTTCACAGAGCAAAGGCAGAGGTGGCGGAGCTCTCTCTTCAACCTGCAATGCTGCTGATGAGATATTTAGGATTGCTGCTATCATTCAAGTCCTAGTTCTTATTGGAGTAGCTGTGGGATTTGTTCTTCTTCGAATCGAAACCTCCGTTGAAGAGTCCGAATAA